DNA sequence from the Leopardus geoffroyi isolate Oge1 chromosome A3, O.geoffroyi_Oge1_pat1.0, whole genome shotgun sequence genome:
TAGAAATACACTGCGCCACGGGAAAAGCATAAAGGTACAATGagcgcctccctccctccctcaggacTGACCCTGCAGGTGGACGAGACAGAAGGGCGCCAGATCACCACTTCCTAACGTACTGGTCTCACGCGGGGGCTCCTCACTGGCCGGGACTACgaccttttctcttccttttgatgAAATCTGAAAACCTGAAAGAGTCATTGCGCTGACCACTGCAAAGGAATGTATCACCTCAGACACGGAGCTGACCCGGGGGTCGGGATTCCAGCATTTCCCCGTTGCTGCTAAGACGGCGGCACCCCAGTCATTCTAGACTCTGCTCAGCCTTTCTTAAGTAGTAAATTTTAATGCAGATGActtcattttgttatttacttttggattttctacagcTTCCTTACCTTTGATTGATACTCAACTTAGGAAGAGAAACTCTTTAACAGAAAATTAGGTTTACTGGAAACAATGAGCATAGTTTTCATTTACTGAGATTTACTAGGTGCCAGACACCaaacatctcatttaattctcatctctattttccattcattcattcaacgaaTAATTGGCGAGCACCTAGGCCCCGTTTTAGCCGCTGGGagttttcattaattcattaagaCAGAGTCCCTGCACTCAAGGACCTTACAGTCTATTCCAGTGTGAGAAGGCAGGCAAGTAAGCAAATATAATAACAATCTAGTCAATAGTGACAGAagctataagaaagaaaaaataggcaaGGGGAATAGGGGGtgatgaggtgtgtgtgtgtatgtgtgtgtcgggggggagGGTAGCTGGTGCTAGTTTAGACAGGATGGTGAAGAGAAACGAGAGCAAAcacctgacagcagtgagcccttgAGGACACATGGAGGAAGACCACTCCGGGCTGGGGGCACAGAAGGTGCAAAGGCCGGCGTGGGGAGGGTGCTTGGCAAAAGCTCGAGCAACGGCCAGGAGGCCGGCGTGAGCAAAGGCAGTGAACacggagaaaaggagggaagcagggaaggtcagagagctCTGGAGGGTCTTCGGACTTTCCTGTGAGTGAGAGGGGAGCCCCTGGAGGTTTCGAGAAGAGGGCAAAGATCGGCATCATGCACTGTTTGTGCCACGGGAAAAACAGAAGGACGTGAGCCCCTCCTTCACTCGAGCAAACGCTGGTTTTGCAACTGGGGCCACAGAGCTGTAGAGCGGGAAGTGACCTGCTCGCTGTGGGCAGAGTGGAGCCGGGGGACAGACAGCCGGCTGCACTGGCACATCCTCCTCACGGGGAGACTGCCGGACAGACAGTTTCTATGCATCAAGACTGAGATTAGTATCAGATGAGCTTGGTGTAAAAATACAAAGTCACAACGAAAAAAGTCTTTATATCCTAAAACTCTTTTCAGGCTTTGTTGAGATAGTATCCACACGACGTATGTTAAGTTCAAAGCGTGCGACGTACATGTCGTGAAAGGATTATCGCAGTAAAGTGAGTTAACACTTCCATCCCTAAAACTCTTAAATGGGACTCAATGCATAAATTCCAATTTTCTTGATTCTAAGCCCaacatcttcttcttcttttttttttttttaatttttttaacgtttattcatttttcagagatggagagaaacagagcatgagcaggggaggggcagagaaagggggagacacagaatccgaagcaggttccaggctctgagctgtcagcacagaacccgatgcggggctcgaacccacggaccgtgagatcatgacctgagctgacatcggaaggttaaccaactgagccccccagtcgCCCCGCCCAACATCTTCCTAATTCCAACAAATGACCTATCTGGTCTGATCATCTGGTCCAACAAATGACAGCTCTAATTTTAGGTGACTTTTTGAATTAGAAAAGAATACTGCTTCATGCCAAATGAGggatttcatgattttttttttatccttcgattttttaaaagcatcacaTACCTTCTACAGAATTTCTGTGTACTTAGCCAGTAGAGTGAGTTCTTGGTTGTCAGTGACTGGCCTTTGTTCTTCAGGATCCCCTGGAGGCTGTGTCCGTGGAAACAGGTTCTAGCCGCGTCTCCTTCAGCCCAGTTGAACTGAAAACTCGAAGGCTTTTTTCTTCCAACAGTTGGTGTTGAATCAACCAATGTGCTAAATTGTTTTTGTAGATCCACCACCATTTctggaaatgggaggaaaaaaggaaaggagtaaaatgaaaattaatgttaaatCACAGATACTGCCTGTAGTTTACTTGTTAGTAACGTACTAACGTCGGTTTCTGAGTTTTGATAAACGCACCAAGATAATGAAAGGCAAAAACAATAAGGGAAACTGAGACTGGATGAGGGACACTGGGGAACTacttaaaaaagactaaaatggtaaattttatattatgtatttttaccaCAATTGGGGGGGGAAATTAACAAGACAACCTAAAGGCAATTCTCCAAACCAAAGAGTTCTGAGTGTCATAGAAAGATAGGATTTCAGATTTTGGTGGGAACTTaagttctgttttaaaaaatgcaacgtTCCTGAAATAGATTCCCATGGAGATTTCTTGCAGATGATGATGTTTCTTTGGATGTGCATTGAAACGCTTGTTGAAGAAGTAAAAAAAGCTCTTTCggcactcactttttttttttttaaactatttttatttatttacgcaatctctacacccaaagtggggctcaaactcacgacccccaTATCAAGAGTAgcacgctcttctgactgagccagccaggcacccctaggcacGCCCTTTTCAAGTCAAGATATTTAGCTTTTCTACATGGTGATGCTATGGGGCATTAACAGAAACCACAACTCACCTCTTCTTTTAAATGCCACGGCTCGGTCAATGGATGAGTGGTAGAGTGGCTTTTCGCTTTTCCACAGATACCTGCACAACACAGAAAAACATGCGGAGTACGATGGAGAAGAAATGGACCTAAACACAGTTCAGAAAAGTTTCTCTGAAGCGATCTCTGAAATTCCTGCCGTTCAGTGTCGTACCTCTGCCTTGGAATGACCTACTGACACGGGTCTGTAGCACTTATGTCATAGATGTAAGTGAGGAGCGCTGAAGGTGACAGCAAGCCAACAGAATGACGTGCTCATCCCCAAACTCTCCCAGGTGTCATAAGGTCCTGAAGAAGCtatgaattatataaaaatgtagaaatggtTTCCTTTACCATAATATTCTCTTGCTGTCTGTTCTCATAAAGTGAAACCACCTAAGAAACAACTGTTCTTTGTGCGTTGGCCAACTGCCCTTTTGCTGAGGATTAAATCAGAGGTGTCCTGATTCTGGTAACTCATACGAGGTGAACAGTCAGCACCAAGCTTCTGATGTAGTGATGCAATCGATGCTGATAAGTGACAGTTTTCCTGAAAATTATGTACGAACTAAATTTTAGTGaaccatacatttaaaatatatccgAGAGCTTGTCATTGAAACTTATGGGAAACAAGTTTGTGAttctttcaaatatcttttttcttatttattttcttaaataataagcgTTAACAATGTACTCGgggggaaaataataaagaagttcCCTAAATGCTTTAATCCCAATCAGTGGATAAACCCGCTATTAAAAATTccttgtgggggtgcctgggtggctcagtaggttgagcgtctgactttggctcaggtcatgatctcacggttcgtgagttcgagccctgcatcgggctctgtgctgatagctcagagcctggagcctgcttcggatgctgtgtctccctctctctctgcccctctccccacctaaaataaataaacattaaaaaattaagaaaaaaattccttgtgATACCTAATCTAGATAGATTTTCTTATGCATTTATAATAAATGCCTCTACAGGTAGCAATTGTGCTATAATCAAGAAGGCATTATTTCCTTGGGGTCATACGCCTAGAAAATGGGAAAAGCGatgtaaaatgacattttaactgTCTAAACACTCCTTCTTTAAATTTGTACTTTGCTTACCTCTTCCCCAAACTATAAAAGCTACAAAAAACAGAGGCACGTCACAAAGTCCTAATGTTTTCTGTAGGAATCCTATATGCTTCCCACCAGTCTTCCCATTCTATCTCCCAACTATTAAAACctaaggtataatttacacaccccccctcccccccagctcaGTGTACAGGTCGGCCggctcagacacacacacacagtggcgTAACGACCACCATGGTGAGTATACAGAGCAGGCCCGTCAACACAAGGTCTCCCGTGCCTCTTCACAGACAACCCCTCCCCACGCTCCCACGTCCCTGATCTCAGGCCACGGCTGATGTTTTTCCATCTCTCGAATTTAGCCTTTCCCAGAATGCCATATAAAGGGAATCTTACTACATGTCACCTTTGGggacttttattcagcataatgCATTTCAGTCATTCGTATTGTGGATGCATCTGAAGTCTGTTCCTTTCACTGCCGAACAGTATCTCATTGTACAGACATATTCCgcttggtttatccattcacctgctggaGGGTATTTGGGTTGTTGCCActttttggccattgtgaatgGAGCCCGTACAAACATTCGAATGGTGATTTTTACGCGAAGTTATCATTTCACTTGGGTAACTATGTAAGAGTGAAATTACTACATAGTGTTATTAAtgtttaaatgtatgtttaacatTATGAGAAACGGTCAAACTTCCAAAATGGCTGAACCATTTTGAATTCCCACATTTGGTATGGTCTTTTTTGTTCATGTCGCTTTGTTTTTggccattctaactggtgtgtaatgatatcttgttgtggttttaatttgcatttccctattaactaatgatattgagcatcatttcatacatctttaaaaattttttttaaataaggtcagctgcttcttcttttttttaatgtttatttatttatttttgaaagtgtgagagagagagagaccccgtGTGCGTGCatagggggaaggggcagagacagagggagacagagaatcccaagccggctctttgttctcagtgcagagcccaacacggggcttgaactcacaaaccataagatcatgacctgagccaaaatgaagagtcggatgcttaactgattgagccacccaggggccccatacaTCTTCTTAATAGTGAAGTATTTAGTGaaattcaaatcttttgtccatttaaaaaattgggttttttgtctgttttcttactGTATGAGAATGCTTAATATTATTCTAGATACAAATCTTTTATCAGGTATGTGAtgtgcacatattttctcccactgtatcgcttctcattctcttaacagtgtcttttgaggATAGATATTCTTTCTtctgatgaagtccaacttatgatttccttcttttatagaTCACACTTCTGTTATCATATCTACGGAATTGTGCCTCACCCAAAAGGCTGCAAAGATTTTCTGCACatgcttttaaattttcctcCATGTTCTTCCCAGCATCTTCCGTAACAACTGGAAGTCATGAAGACAAACTCTTAAGCTGTGATTAGGCTTTCAACTACTGTTGATTAATGTTTTTCATGATCTCATACATAGTGACCTATACTTAGCTACAGGAGACACTTTAACATTCCTCTGACAACATGGAAGATGACGTTCAGAGTAACGGGAGAAAAACTTACAAATTTACGTCAACAataggggtggggtagggtgaaACAGACAGGGAACAGACTGACACACAGGGGCTGTGTGCCCAAGCACTGGTCAGTAGTGATTCACTTAGCTCGAAGCACCTACCCTATGAAGGATTTTGGTAACGGATCCCCTGGACAGTCTCTTCCCTGGGCGCTGTTCTCCCAGCCATTTTGAAGATGCCATTTTGAAAACAGACATCCTCTCTTTGGTCAGTAAATTCTCCCCTAGAGTAGCTGAAAGTCAGCAAGTCTTTGATGTGCAATTGAAGGCTGAAATATCAGTTGGGGCTCTAATGGCTATGTCTGAAGTGTGAGTCGGTGCCTGGTTTGAGCTAATAAATGCCTAGTTACCACTGAGACGCCAAGTGGCATGGCCCCGGAATACCTAGCCTCTCAGGATCGGTCAGGACAGCCCGCTGGCCCCATAAAAGGCCCGACGTCTGGTTCTCCAACATAACCTGAGACAACGGAACCAACTCCTGTTCTTGCTGCTAGCATTTTACCTGCTGAGACCCAACGACTAGGGGGCCTTCCTTCTCTgacaaggaagaggaaggacCCAGTTTCCTGGGTCCCACAGGCTGTCAGAAGAAGTTCCCGCCCCACATCTTCTCTTCCATCACTGTGTCAAACCTGAATCTCGAGAAACTGCTACACCTCTCCCCTTTCTGGCAAGGATCCTCCTCCCCACAGGGCCTCATTCAGCTCCACATGTCTGTTTCTCTATTTAAAAGCTCTCTTAAATGTAGATGAAAAATTCTACCTGTGAAAAGTGAAATTTAGGTCTTAGAGCACAAAGCAGgcattattatccctatttcatTGATGAGGAACCTGGAGTTGAATGAATTCTCATTTTAACTCATCTGAGGagcctttatttttctcaaagtataCAAAATTAGTTGATCAAATGAGGGTTATTCtaaatttacatacaatacacagacattaattttttcttcaaagtctTGTAAAGACTCAAAGTTCTAAGAATCGATAAAAAACTCTTCAAACCAGAGATCAATAGAAATGTACtctatgttatataaaatataatgtctaTGAAAATTTACAAGCGATCCAAATTTCAGTGCACCAAGgctaaaaaattaagtaacttgcccacggTCACACAACTAGTCTGTATGcaatcaggattcaaacccagcacTGTCCGTCTCTACGGCTATGCTCTTTCCACTCTATCGCAGTGAACCTACATCAGAACGAGGGTTCAAAGTCAAATGGCGAGACCGACTGAattaaatatcttctctttcagttttcttctgttttgctttttgtggGGATCTTTATTTGGGGGAATATTCCAACTGCCTGTGTCAGACTGATATTTGTAGTCTTTGTGATACTGGAAAGCAgatgaaaaatgttcaacttcgagaaaggggaagaaggaggaataTTAGAAATGGAGGTGAGACTCATGCaaattataaaaagttaataaCTGAGTACAATGTGGTGCTCTGGATTGGATCCCAGGTTAGAAATAGGACATTAATGGAAAcactggtgaaatccaaataaaatctgGAGTCGAGTTAACAGgaacacaaaaaacaaagttgATTAGGATATATGGGCTACTATTTCCAGAAAGAATGTCACAGTGCTGATGAGTCTAACTAATGAAACTTCAGCTTTCAAATAGAAGGTAACGGACTTGGAAATCAAGTAGGTAAATCTAGAACTAGAAGAGATAACATACTTTGCCCTGGCTTCCTCCCATTCTTGTTTTTTCTCATCAATAGATTTCTTCATAACTTGGTACCATTTTCTGAAATCAAACCATGGCTTATCTGAAAGACATGAAATCCATGATTAGTAACCAAATAAGTCACATTATAACCACATACCTCGTTCATTTGAGTCTTCATTCATTGACACAAATAAACACTATGGAGTCAACATTTTGGGGATTAAGGAGTCACTGTCTCTGTACTCCCACATGATTCCTGAGCAATCCGTCACTAAGTTCCTACCTATATTGAGGCCCTAACTAGATTATACTAAAACCATCTCTGTATATGCCTGTTTCTCCTACATTTGACTATCATCTCCTTGAGAAGAGAGGACATATTTTAGCTGTCACTACAATCATGACTCTTCTTCCCAACCCAACACCCAGCATAGCGTCCGGCACACGGTGAGGCTCCGATATGTCTGCGAATACTTTTGAATTAAGGAACAAATGACTGATAAATGTGCGAAATGGCACTGTAATAGTTGACTCCGGACTTCCAGTTTCATCAGTTCCTATTCCTGTTCTTCCCAATCTGAATCCAAATCCAGAGAATCTAGAGATAAGTAAGAAAGGGGATTGTACTGAAGAGCTGGGATGAGCGTGTGCTCAAGATGTCGAGGTTAGAGAGACAACAGAATTGAATGTAGTCGAATATAAGAATTCACTCCTCACTCTTTTACTCAATCCACATGGGGGGATGGGAtgatttcagagggaaaaaaaaataacattaaaggtAAATCAGAAAAGAGGATTGTAGAGTGAGGgaatcagaagaaaggaaaggaagattaTTTTAGTGTCTctaacacccaacatggggctcgaactcacgactttgagatcaagagttgcatgctcttctgactgagccatccaggtgccccaaggctgaatttgtttatatattttctaatgaaGACAGTCTCCTTCAATGTGTACCTAAGAATCTTTTCAAATGGCCAGTATCATCATCACTGAATTCAGTATGGCATCATAGACCATATTGCCACAGAGGAGCAGGAATTACCAAAATAGCTACAAGGACAGGGAAAAACTATAGTGATTCATGCAACACAAAGTTCTGTGAACTTAAATAAGCCACAACTTCGTTAAACCTCAAGTTCCTCATCAATAATGTGGGGAGGCAGGGGACGGGGGacagcagagaagcagagagagtggggacgGCGACACTCGCCCCGCTGACAGCAGGGATTTATCTGGAGCATCGCAGGGCAGATGATATATCAGAGCCCTCTGTTTACTCTAAATGTCTACGCAGTCTATGATGGCCCTTTAGCCTGAGAAGGGACATTAGAAGACATTTTGTTCAACCTTCCACTCTGTGTTGAAACTGACATGAAGCAATGTACAGAAAGAAGTATTCTGCACATATTCTGGAAAGAACTCACAAACTGATTTCTACCGTTAAATCCAAGCTCCTAAAACCAATGTATGTGCAAtattgggaggggaaaaaaaaggtcaaactcttataaacagagtagaaaagtagtttacaggggctgggggtgggagatggggagaggttggtaaaagggtacaaagtttTGGCTCTAAGATAAATAAGGTCTGaaaatctaatgtaaaacatggtgagtGTAGTTGATTACACTGTATTGCATCATGGAAATCTGTTAAGGGAATAGGActtaaatgttctctctctctctctttctctctctgacacacacacacacacacacacacacacacacacacacacacacaggattaaAATGTGAGGTGATACATGTATTAATTAACCAGATGAGAGAATCCGTTCACAGTGCCAACAAATATCAAATCACCATGatacacactttaaatatcttacaatcttatatgtcaattataacccaataataaagctgaaattaaaaaaaaaaacaaacaaaccaatgaaCATAAATCCTagtgagggaaagaagaaagaaagaaagacgtggtccctccctctaggagctcacaATCTACCTCTCTATCTTCCTATCATTTACGTTGCCCTTACTCTCTGCCAGCTTTTCTTAGCACTTTACAGGTCCTGGCCATCTACCAGGGCTAGACATACCTTGTCCACCAGCTCTAGTTCACTGTGCAAAACCTCCAACAGAAGTTTGTTCGGGAGCGGTTTGGCAGGAGTGGTAAGTTCTGATTTGGGGAGTGGTGAGGTCATGAGCGGGTGTGAAGGGAAGGTAGAATTTTGGAGAATAAAGGTGGctttgccaggggttgggggaggaggggggtaggaaggaaaacatttcagGTAGAAGGACCAGTGTGAGCAAAGGCTGAGGCGTTAGAACAGATGGCATAGTCCCAGAAGTGCCAGCATCTTCGCGGTCTAGTGAGGAGAAGCTGGGACTAAAAAAAAGCTGGCTGGTGTTTACACACAGTAGGAAATCACTGAAGTTTAGTAGCCTAGATGTATAATTAGAtaattatatgaagaaataattctGGCGTAAGGTACAatttgtatacatgtgtgtatatgtgtgtccttgtatatttttcaaagtttcttcctTACATCTATTGCTTCTTTTAATCCATCACTTGCAATCACTTTGAAGTTGAATGACAAAAAGTTAAGTACcttctttgttgttttcattatatttctcaGCAGTATTAGACAAAGACCTGGAAACACCAATAAGCAAGTCAATTCATTGAGAAATCACTTCTTTGAAGACGGTAGCATTTTGAATtcttcttaaagaaaagaaaagtgtagAACAGTACTTGGCACCGATGCCAACTTTTAATGGAGAAGCAAATCCCTACACACCCTGCCATTGTTTACGGGCATTCGGGAGGGGTGACAGTTCAAGATTCCTTTACTTTCCGAAATAATCTTTGAAGACACACAGCGCCAGGAGCCTACACGCATACAGATAAAGTGCTACACGATTCTTTAGGATCTGTGTATGATGATTTAAACTCCAGAATCAGTGAAGCAATGAGAACATGTGTATCTACCtaaaaatagcaagaaaacacAAGGCAAATAACTTCCTAAGGTAGAATTAAATCTCTGACAACTGGCTGAGTCAAAATTCTTGTAAGAAGTAATTGTTGCTACTAGCCCGTGTTCTACAACAACTGAGAGGCTCTATTTTCTGTGCAGATAATATATGGAATCCTTTACCTCTGATAATTAGGTAAAAACAGTACgattttttcctcataaaatcGATATACACTTACCATTCTAAATTGTCATCCAATAAAAAGAGCAGTTTCAATACTACTACGATAACGGCGACAGCTTGTACGTCATATTTAACAGTTTTTGCCATTTTAGCTATGGGGTCAAATGTCAGAAAATCCACTTCTCCTACTCCAGTCATTTTTACCACTTGGCAGGTTAAATCATTCATTTCATCTGTTGAAGAGCAAAACagcaaaatgtgaaataaattctTTGCCTAACTAGACCCCGCTAAACTGTACCTCTGTAAGACAAGTTTTATCATCTTAAGACACGGTACGATGCTAGAACTCAGAGGCATACGTTTTGTGAAGAAAAGAAACGCAAAAATGATATCTGTACAGAAAC
Encoded proteins:
- the TAF1B gene encoding TATA box-binding protein-associated factor RNA polymerase I subunit B isoform X5, producing MQAFGSSSFPLAPRTPSLCRPQSWPTYEDIYKKMIEIAKFLDLPRFPDITEDCYLHPNTLCMKYLMEVNLPDEMNDLTCQVVKMTGVGEVDFLTFDPIAKMAKTVKYDVQAVAVIVVVLKLLFLLDDNLEWSLSNTAEKYNENNKEDKPWFDFRKWYQVMKKSIDEKKQEWEEARAKYLWKSEKPLYHSSIDRAVAFKRREMVVDLQKQFSTLVDSTPTVGRKKPSSFQFNWAEGDAARTCFHGHSLQGILKNKGQSLTTKNSLYWLSTQKFCRSYCKHVTTYEESNFSLSYQFIINLFAFLLRIKTSFLHEEVSLIEKRLFKTKYSKTKKKSSRSRKGRKY
- the TAF1B gene encoding TATA box-binding protein-associated factor RNA polymerase I subunit B isoform X4, translating into MTVPRTLAFCYLSLLWQRETVTLSDLLRFVEEGHIPYINAFQHFPEEMKLYGRDKGIFAIESWPTYEDIYKKMIEIAKFLDLPRFPDITEDCYLHPNTLCMKYLMEVNLPDEMNDLTCQVVKMTGVGEVDFLTFDPIAKMAKTVKYDVQAVAVIVVVLKLLFLLDDNLEWSLSNTAEKYNENNKEDKPWFDFRKWYQVMKKSIDEKKQEWEEARAKYLWKSEKPLYHSSIDRAVAFKRREMVVDLQKQFSTLVDSTPTVGRKKPSSFQFNWAEGDAARTCFHGHSLQGILKNKGQSLTTKNSLYWLSTQKFCRSYCKHVTTYEESNFSLSYQFIINLFAFLLRIKTSFLHEEVSLIEKRLFKTKYSKTKKKSSRSRKGRKY